The nucleotide sequence TTACCTCTGTCGACGATGCATTGGCAATGGTTACCGACGTTGAAGAGATCATGGTGATTGGTGGTGGTAGCATATACGAACATTGCTTAAAGGCTGCACAACGCCTTTATATTACCGAGATAGATCTAGACGTTGATGGAGATACATGTTTTCCAAACTACAACGCGAATAATGACTGGCACTGTGTAAGTGAAGAACCGCATTTGGCCGATGAGAAAAACCCTCATGGGTACAACTTTAAAGTGTATGAGCGTAAATAGTCGCTAGGTAAAAATTACTTATAAAAAAGGGACTTTTCAGTCCCGTTTTTTGCGTTTAACGCTTAGTTATCTTTGGCCAAATCATTATCTACGATAGCGTCATTAACCAGGTCAACGTCTAACTCCGGCTCGATATGACCCAAATAGGTCGTTCTGAAAAATCTTATAAACCTTTTGATTAAAGTCTTTATATCTTCAATGACAATATACAAACAAGGGATAAGGACTAGGGTCACAACGGTTGCAAAAAGAACACCGTAACCTAACGATACCGCCATCGGTACTACAAGTTTAGCCTGCAAACTGGTCTCAAGCATAACTGGTACTAAACCAATAAATGTCGTCAATGAAGTTAACAATATTGCTCTGAAACGATTACACCCTGCATCAACCACAGCTTGCATTTTACTAATGCCTGCCGATCGTGCCTTATTAACATAATCAATCATAACAAGGGAGTCGTTCACCACAACCCCGGCTGCGGCAATAATACCAAATATTGATAATACGCTTAAATCCATTCCAAGTACCATATGTCCAACCACCGCACCAATAACACCAAATGGAATCACTGACATGATAATTAAAGGTTGAGAGTAAGACTTCAATGGTATTGCTAACAAGCTGTAGATTATCAATAGCGAAATGATAAAGTCACGCATTTGAGTGTTGGCACTTTCAATTTCTTCTTGAATACGACCAGCTACTTCACTCTTAACCAGCGGATATTGCTTTAACAATTGCGGGATATAATTTTCTTTAATATCTTCCGCAATCTTGAACGGCTCAGCCTGCTCCGCATCAACTTTTGCCCAAACATTAATGGTACGATTACCGTTTTCACGACGAATTTGCGTTACCCCATCCGTTACGCGAATGTCTGCGACTTCCGATAATGGGATCTCAGCACCATTTGGTGCTTGAATCATGACATCATCAACATGTCCTATTGAACTTCGCTGCTCTAATGGGTAACGCACCATAACTTTAATCTCTTCGCCATTACGCAAGATACGTTGTGCTTCAATACCATAGAAACTGTAACCGACTTGACGAGCAACATCCGCTAGGGTTAACCCCATTGAATAAGCAACAGGCTTCAAGTCAAACTGTACTTCTTTAGCGCTGTTCATGCTTGAATCATTCACATCACTGACACCGAGTAGTGAGTTAAGTTTTTTCTTTAAATCACGCGAGGCTAACAGTAGTTGCTGATCATCAGTACTTTCTAGACGGAAACTGATATCACCGTCATCTCGGTCATTACCAAACAGACTATCCTGAGTATTCAAGCTCTTCATGCCCGCAATCATTGGCATATTAGCGCGCCATCGCTCTGCTATTTCAAAAGTATTTAACGGACGAATTTCAGGATCAATAAGCTTAACCATAACGCGGGCTGATGTACGAGAACGTAAATCTACCTGCATATCTGATATCGTTCTTAATCCAAACTCTTGCTCAATAGCATCATCCACTTCATACAAAGAACGAGCTATCTCTTTTACCGCAGATAAGGTAGCTTGCTCCGATGTATCTAAGTTCATTTCTAATTGAATGCGAGGGAAATCGTGAGGTATTTTGGGTTGTCCAACATAACGAGCAAACCCTGCTTCGAATAAACCTGCACACACTAATATAATGGCAACAAACAAACACACGATAGAGTATCGATAATTTACTGCTTTTTTTAATGCTGGACGATATTTATTCTCAATAAAACCTTTCAAGCCAGTATCGATAAGACGGCGCAGTCGATCTAGTGGATTTCGAGGATTAAATGTCTTCACTTTCATTCGCGCCAAATGCGCAGGTAAAATTAACTTAGATTCAATTAATGAGAAAATTAGACAAAGAACAACGACAAAACCTATAGCCTGACCGAAAGCAGCCGATGGACCATCACCTAAAGTAAACGGCAAAAACGCTGCAATCGTTGTTAATACACCAAACGTTGCAGGCATCGCCACACGCTTAACACCACGAATGACATTATCAATGCTGTGACCTTTATTTTCGACTTCACTGTGGGCACTTTCACCCATCACAATGGCATCATCAACGACGATACCAAGGACAAGTATAAAGGCGAATAAACTGGTGATATTGATGGTGACATCAATCATTGATGTTGGCATTAATAACAGTGTACCGAGGAAAC is from Thalassotalea crassostreae and encodes:
- the folA gene encoding type 3 dihydrofolate reductase, translating into MTILSMIVAHADNRVIGKDNQMPWHMPADLKYFKQTTMKKPVIMGRKTFESIGFPLPGRRNIVISRSADYQAEGIETVTSVDDALAMVTDVEEIMVIGGGSIYEHCLKAAQRLYITEIDLDVDGDTCFPNYNANNDWHCVSEEPHLADEKNPHGYNFKVYERK
- a CDS encoding efflux RND transporter permease subunit, encoding MIDTNKGLIAWFARNPVAANLLMIIIIVGGLLTMGTIRKQFFPQIEINWLEYRTAYPGAAPQEVEEGITIKVEEALKSVQGLERVITYSGRNASYGWFRVSESYDPQIVLEEVKSQIDSISSFPAGMERPTVERIKMRQEVMYISLYGDMSQKQLKELGRNIHNEIQQLPLISISDYYSGLNYEIGIEVSKDKLREYDLSFQDVANAIRNWSRNMSAGQIRAENGYINLRVENQAYIGHEFENLPIITRADGSKVYLGDLATISDEFEQGIQYSKFNGKNSVTFFVGAANDQSITDVAKVIRGYVDRKSADLPENVELETWVDMTEYLQDRLDMMLSNLMSGALLVFLMLAIFLRVRLAFWVMMGLPVCFLGTLLLMPTSMIDVTINITSLFAFILVLGIVVDDAIVMGESAHSEVENKGHSIDNVIRGVKRVAMPATFGVLTTIAAFLPFTLGDGPSAAFGQAIGFVVVLCLIFSLIESKLILPAHLARMKVKTFNPRNPLDRLRRLIDTGLKGFIENKYRPALKKAVNYRYSIVCLFVAIILVCAGLFEAGFARYVGQPKIPHDFPRIQLEMNLDTSEQATLSAVKEIARSLYEVDDAIEQEFGLRTISDMQVDLRSRTSARVMVKLIDPEIRPLNTFEIAERWRANMPMIAGMKSLNTQDSLFGNDRDDGDISFRLESTDDQQLLLASRDLKKKLNSLLGVSDVNDSSMNSAKEVQFDLKPVAYSMGLTLADVARQVGYSFYGIEAQRILRNGEEIKVMVRYPLEQRSSIGHVDDVMIQAPNGAEIPLSEVADIRVTDGVTQIRRENGNRTINVWAKVDAEQAEPFKIAEDIKENYIPQLLKQYPLVKSEVAGRIQEEIESANTQMRDFIISLLIIYSLLAIPLKSYSQPLIIMSVIPFGVIGAVVGHMVLGMDLSVLSIFGIIAAAGVVVNDSLVMIDYVNKARSAGISKMQAVVDAGCNRFRAILLTSLTTFIGLVPVMLETSLQAKLVVPMAVSLGYGVLFATVVTLVLIPCLYIVIEDIKTLIKRFIRFFRTTYLGHIEPELDVDLVNDAIVDNDLAKDN